The following coding sequences lie in one Vibrio aerogenes genomic window:
- a CDS encoding EF-hand domain-containing protein, translated as MKSNIRFTLTIFMALLIFPALSFASDSSRREPPGPPPSFADSDLNHDGVLTEDEVRGPLAEDFDQIDTDGDSQLTEEEIDAFMQSHKPPEPR; from the coding sequence ATGAAAAGTAATATCCGTTTTACATTAACCATTTTTATGGCTTTGCTGATATTTCCGGCGCTTTCTTTTGCATCCGATTCATCCCGCAGAGAACCTCCCGGACCGCCGCCATCCTTTGCTGATTCAGATCTGAATCATGATGGTGTGCTGACTGAGGATGAGGTGAGGGGACCGCTGGCTGAGGATTTTGATCAGATAGATACGGATGGTGATTCACAACTGACGGAAGAAGAAATAGACGCATTCATGCAGTCACACAAGCCGCCAGAGCCACGTTAA
- a CDS encoding methyl-accepting chemotaxis protein — protein sequence MKLKSIKTKIALAAGICLFTTAGVLVGFSIYSASSNQKLVTNQVSKLVKKTTLKKLETTASGYAQSISRRIEDGLTSARAIANSVSAIKAEDDNNHIQTLNRSTLNNMLKAVLNNNPDLNGTYSCWEPDAFDHLDADNRNHQDGNNPQTGRFTPYWTRDISGSINVQPLVEYDSAQTHPNGVHKGAWYQVPQKTMHETVTAPLPYVVQGKDIWLATFSVPVIVNGKFSGVVGADYNLDFVQKLSEEVSQELYQGQSRVSIITQGGLVIADSKQPEFIGQSIDHIYGNLSDKVLNLIKKKENYTKDDEQTQKVKVLVPITIGNTDIHWGITIEVDKQLVLANVEALSKTLEANSRSDINWQLLIGLLITITAIGILVMMATKLAQPILSAVNMAKTIARGRFDDRLNYHAEDEVGQLADALDAMAASLQKQVNIAEKISRGDLNLDVILASDQDQLGCALQQMVTDLNSLVSQIKQRSEIIEDNAASVADLSHDLASGATQSASSITEISATITQIAAQIKQSSENAGKANTLSRQTHESAEQGYSLMSELQEAMQEIESSGHDINNIISTIEGIAEQTNLLALNAAIEAARAGEQGRGFAVVADEVRQLAAQSAKAVQQTAALVEDSAQKTQRGMTLSQQTTASLATIVENVSEVSALMKEIAQASAEQALGAEQVSEGINQIDEVTHQNSHNSESCANAASELTSQSGHLNQLIQQFQLK from the coding sequence ATGAAATTAAAATCAATCAAAACAAAAATCGCACTCGCTGCCGGAATTTGTTTATTTACAACCGCCGGTGTTCTGGTTGGATTCAGTATTTATTCTGCATCATCCAATCAAAAGCTGGTAACAAATCAAGTTTCAAAACTGGTCAAAAAAACCACCCTCAAAAAACTGGAAACAACAGCCTCCGGATATGCACAATCGATCAGCCGGCGGATCGAAGATGGCCTGACTTCAGCCCGTGCTATTGCAAACTCAGTTTCCGCAATCAAAGCTGAGGATGATAACAACCATATTCAGACACTGAACCGGTCAACCCTCAATAATATGCTCAAAGCAGTACTCAATAATAATCCTGATCTGAATGGTACTTATAGCTGCTGGGAGCCCGATGCTTTTGATCATCTGGATGCAGATAACCGAAATCATCAGGATGGCAATAATCCGCAAACAGGCAGGTTTACCCCCTACTGGACCAGAGACATCTCAGGTTCAATCAATGTCCAGCCTTTGGTTGAGTATGACTCCGCCCAAACACATCCAAACGGTGTGCACAAAGGCGCCTGGTATCAGGTGCCACAAAAAACCATGCATGAGACGGTCACCGCCCCACTGCCGTATGTTGTACAGGGAAAAGACATCTGGCTGGCCACATTTTCTGTGCCTGTCATTGTGAATGGCAAATTTTCCGGCGTCGTGGGTGCTGACTATAATCTGGATTTCGTCCAGAAACTCAGTGAAGAGGTGTCTCAGGAGCTCTACCAAGGGCAGAGCAGAGTCTCCATTATTACTCAGGGCGGTCTGGTCATTGCAGACAGTAAGCAACCTGAGTTTATTGGTCAGTCCATTGATCATATTTACGGTAACTTATCGGATAAGGTGCTGAACCTGATTAAGAAGAAAGAGAACTATACAAAAGATGATGAGCAAACCCAGAAGGTCAAGGTATTGGTTCCAATTACAATTGGTAATACGGATATTCACTGGGGTATTACGATTGAAGTCGACAAACAGCTGGTCCTGGCTAATGTTGAGGCACTCAGTAAAACGCTGGAGGCAAACAGCAGAAGCGATATTAACTGGCAACTGCTGATCGGCTTACTCATAACAATCACCGCAATCGGCATTCTGGTTATGATGGCGACAAAACTGGCCCAGCCCATCTTATCCGCAGTCAACATGGCAAAAACAATCGCCCGTGGCCGCTTTGATGATCGTCTGAACTATCATGCAGAAGATGAAGTCGGACAACTGGCTGATGCACTGGATGCTATGGCGGCATCTCTGCAAAAACAGGTCAATATTGCTGAGAAAATATCCCGGGGAGACCTGAATCTTGATGTCATTCTCGCATCTGACCAGGATCAACTGGGCTGTGCATTGCAGCAAATGGTCACCGATCTGAACAGTTTGGTCAGTCAAATCAAACAGCGCTCTGAGATTATTGAAGATAACGCGGCTTCAGTCGCAGACCTGAGTCATGATCTGGCAAGTGGTGCCACTCAGTCAGCTTCATCAATCACAGAAATCAGTGCAACCATCACACAAATTGCGGCTCAGATAAAGCAAAGTTCAGAGAATGCGGGCAAAGCCAATACACTGTCCCGGCAGACCCATGAATCTGCGGAGCAGGGTTACTCCCTGATGTCTGAACTTCAGGAAGCGATGCAGGAAATCGAGTCTTCCGGTCATGACATCAATAATATTATCAGCACAATTGAAGGGATTGCCGAGCAAACCAACCTGTTAGCACTCAATGCTGCGATCGAAGCAGCAAGAGCCGGAGAACAGGGCCGGGGGTTTGCCGTCGTCGCCGATGAGGTTCGCCAACTGGCCGCTCAAAGTGCGAAAGCCGTACAACAGACAGCAGCACTGGTTGAAGACTCTGCACAAAAGACGCAGCGGGGGATGACTTTGTCTCAGCAGACCACCGCTTCGCTGGCCACAATTGTGGAGAATGTTAGTGAAGTATCTGCTCTGATGAAAGAAATTGCTCAGGCTTCAGCCGAACAGGCACTGGGAGCTGAGCAGGTATCGGAAGGTATTAATCAGATTGATGAAGTCACACATCAAAACAGTCATAACTCAGAAAGCTGCGCGAACGCAGCCTCAGAATTAACCAGCCAATCAGGGCACCTGAACCAGTTAATTCAACAATTTCAACTCAAATAG
- a CDS encoding GNAT family N-acetyltransferase, with translation MEIRIDDLQGGEVIALLEEHLADMYATSPPESVHALDVEALKSPEITFFSCWKDQTLLGCVAIKELDAKHAELKSMRTSGHARQSGVASKLLTHVLAIAEQRQYERISLETGAENYFRPARNLYEKFGFEYCTPFADYSPDPNSKFMTRTVSVSHLPAS, from the coding sequence ATGGAAATCAGGATTGATGATTTGCAGGGGGGAGAAGTGATTGCCCTGCTTGAAGAACATTTGGCAGATATGTATGCCACTTCACCGCCGGAAAGCGTCCATGCTCTGGATGTCGAAGCGCTCAAATCACCGGAAATTACTTTTTTCAGTTGCTGGAAAGATCAAACGTTGCTTGGTTGTGTGGCGATTAAAGAGCTGGATGCAAAACATGCCGAGCTGAAATCCATGCGGACTTCCGGTCATGCCAGACAATCTGGTGTCGCTTCAAAACTGTTGACGCATGTTCTGGCAATAGCTGAACAGCGCCAGTATGAGCGGATTAGCCTTGAAACGGGGGCGGAAAACTATTTCAGGCCTGCCAGAAATTTATATGAAAAATTTGGGTTTGAATACTGTACGCCATTTGCTGATTATTCCCCGGATCCCAACAGTAAGTTCATGACCCGCACGGTATCTGTATCACACCTGCCGGCCTCATGA
- a CDS encoding VOC family protein, with amino-acid sequence MEPRISIITLGVASLEQSYHFYSHLGFPTSGKPTDGIIFFKTGGVCLGLYPLEELAADVSPDLSAKRDGFSGITLAHNTRTKEEVDQVLRLAEEAGARIEKPAHETFWGGYSGYFSDPDGYLWEVAYGDCWDFSEDGSLIIE; translated from the coding sequence TTGGAACCCAGAATCAGTATCATCACCTTAGGTGTTGCCAGCCTTGAACAGTCATATCATTTTTATAGTCACCTTGGCTTTCCCACATCCGGTAAACCGACAGATGGCATCATTTTTTTTAAAACCGGTGGTGTATGTCTGGGATTATATCCTTTGGAAGAGCTGGCAGCTGATGTATCCCCGGACTTGAGTGCGAAACGTGACGGTTTCTCCGGAATAACGCTGGCACACAATACAAGGACCAAAGAGGAAGTTGATCAAGTCCTGAGGCTGGCAGAAGAAGCGGGAGCCCGTATTGAGAAACCTGCTCATGAGACTTTCTGGGGTGGCTACAGTGGTTACTTTTCAGACCCGGATGGTTATTTGTGGGAAGTCGCATACGGGGATTGCTGGGACTTCAGTGAAGATGGTAGTCTGATCATCGAGTAA
- a CDS encoding zf-TFIIB domain-containing protein yields the protein MNCTHCNNGTLRPSFIDGLFRAHTCSGCGGNWILIEDFVTWKEKNEAYHFPADYRLSEEVGEDTKRALICPVSGVIMRKFKISAKNDHRIDYSVPVGGIWLDKGEWELLKAEGLAGALNQVVTAQWQKKIREENAADNFSALYEAKFGQADYAKIRDIREWLNAHPQKADLRSYLLAEDPYSAEK from the coding sequence ATGAATTGTACGCACTGTAATAATGGAACGCTCCGTCCCAGTTTTATTGATGGCTTGTTCAGAGCGCATACATGCTCCGGCTGCGGGGGAAACTGGATACTGATTGAAGATTTCGTGACCTGGAAAGAAAAAAATGAAGCATATCATTTTCCGGCTGACTATCGTCTTTCTGAAGAAGTTGGTGAAGATACCAAGCGCGCATTAATTTGTCCTGTCTCGGGAGTGATTATGCGGAAATTTAAGATTTCCGCGAAAAATGATCACCGGATCGATTACAGTGTGCCTGTCGGTGGTATCTGGCTGGATAAAGGTGAATGGGAATTACTGAAAGCCGAAGGTCTGGCCGGAGCTCTGAATCAGGTTGTGACGGCACAATGGCAGAAAAAAATTCGTGAAGAAAATGCTGCAGATAACTTCTCTGCACTCTATGAAGCAAAATTTGGTCAGGCCGATTATGCTAAAATTCGTGATATTCGCGAGTGGCTGAATGCGCACCCTCAAAAAGCCGATCTGCGTTCTTATCTTCTTGCGGAAGATCCATATTCAGCAGAAAAATAA
- a CDS encoding amino acid adenylation domain-containing protein — translation MDKHMQQELTPMQAAYWSGRQLEQDGEGVASHLYTEFDGHHIDVSRLQQAVRQLFELHPMLRVCISGQGYQMIMPLGTQHMLRVVDWRDLGQEELAKRLVAVRLEMSHQMLNLSQGQAVDFRLTRLPDERFRFHFDMDMIAADALSFRIILEDLVKLYHGSDSLNPDQEVRFFRYLEHAHQSRQRKSSRDQSRQWWQNKLASIPPAPPFPYLSPENRNQDQKNQGTHCRLSAQLTAAERQSLETLAKQHHLTMTNLCLAVFAQSVAMASGARQFRLNVPGFYRAGSGIDVSQVVGDFSRLMILGVEIDHQENLLSLARKISQQMQELLTYADYPGVSVMRDLSRYHGAMEVSPVVFTSGFGLSGGCLLSSQVHQTLGQMVWTISQGPQVTLDAQIAEFADGLLINWDVRHDVFPDGYTETLFEHFTGQLQGLAASAGLIHAVFVVDQEADEKTASVKHPLQPGDIQVLKPLTVLQRAYLAGRNEFLPLGGVAMYDFREFQGQADPSVLAKRLEQLVREYPLLRTGIDEATLNCYVSGDIIMNFDVCDLSSLNYEESLAEADLIRQRYRQQIFDLSGPLWAMCLVIMPDDTGPSDKGDHHEGEGRKPSAKHLLFTGFDALIADGRAISKILYALLADQSDLCFSAEVKHPGAFTSSPELSVEPTDKAFWQEKLSTVAGIPSLPWKQPLEIIRRATYQRQTLILSQSMLKQLTRQAAHARLLQNSLLSAILLEVLSHWCDEPELCIGIPVMRPGGEEVSGNHSSFIAVVYRYRQGTFAERVRQLQQDIMAGMEHLTYSGVDLNRYLLSKNGGSLALPVVLTNALSWPVLPADNLMQPVGGQTQTPQVAIDLRLTYDPHKNLQISVDYATQAIDHGLIKAFLSGVRLTAEAICREVALDDVQGSVIDGAHYRCNDPDEMFVRSDFLQKIHHHLYGSQNHTTALIYQDKPVSYHELGSLVTQIRQHLSAAGLKPGDVVAVCLPRSPAHIAVSLACALSGIVRVPVDASSPADRLAYLLRHCHPDLVIYQEMPEFDEPVPVLSVNELMQPVSLDDISVPDIDLCALSQSESPAYYLYTSGSTGKPKCVVVNNKATSNVIEQTLKRWQITREDVNISVTPLHHDMSVFDVFGTLTAGATLVIPHQEEEKDAIRWNQLVKQHGVTLWCSVPAILEMLLACGMTDSLLSLRLVAQGGDYIKPDTIALLRHHYPSLCLFSLGGPTETTIWSIWHLLTAEDTNVIPYGQPLPATQYYIVDENQSTGTTTCHCPPYKTGRIFTSGVCLALGYLQDGQLNQNDFVTITDPGGKSCRAYRTGDLGYYREDGTIIFAGRVNGYIKVRGVRVSLPDIETELRKHPQVSEAVIVDYAEQGHGDVGLGAVFSCPEGISLSSSELRDFLRDRLPVSHLPGVFHQISQFPLSANGKIDRRQIRQQLIQLLAAPAETSVSARTSLYRELPDCSQIIRVYSVKLSVSPETFTPETAFIRYGLRPDHLAELAKSLNQLFGSQIQPQRLAGCKNAKQVRELLSSCCW, via the coding sequence ATGGATAAACATATGCAGCAGGAATTAACACCGATGCAGGCGGCATACTGGAGCGGCCGGCAGTTGGAACAGGACGGAGAAGGGGTTGCTTCTCATTTATATACTGAATTTGATGGACATCATATTGATGTCAGCAGGTTGCAACAGGCTGTCAGGCAGCTGTTTGAGCTTCACCCGATGCTTCGGGTCTGTATTTCCGGACAGGGCTATCAGATGATCATGCCATTGGGGACGCAACATATGCTGCGGGTGGTTGACTGGCGCGATCTCGGGCAGGAAGAACTGGCAAAAAGGCTGGTGGCTGTTCGTCTTGAAATGTCACATCAAATGCTTAATCTTAGTCAGGGACAGGCCGTTGACTTCAGATTAACACGCTTACCGGATGAGCGGTTCAGGTTTCATTTTGATATGGATATGATCGCGGCAGATGCGCTCAGCTTCCGGATTATTCTTGAGGACTTAGTGAAATTATACCACGGCTCTGACAGTCTGAACCCGGATCAGGAGGTTCGTTTTTTTCGCTATCTGGAGCATGCTCATCAGAGCAGGCAGCGAAAGTCATCACGGGATCAGAGTCGCCAGTGGTGGCAGAATAAACTGGCCTCAATCCCACCGGCACCACCATTTCCTTATCTTTCTCCTGAAAACCGGAATCAGGACCAGAAAAATCAAGGGACACATTGTCGTCTGTCTGCACAGCTCACTGCCGCAGAGCGTCAATCTTTGGAGACGCTGGCAAAACAGCATCATCTGACGATGACGAACCTCTGTCTGGCCGTATTTGCCCAATCTGTTGCCATGGCTTCCGGTGCCCGGCAGTTTCGTCTCAATGTTCCGGGATTTTACCGGGCCGGTTCAGGTATCGATGTCAGTCAGGTTGTCGGGGATTTTTCGAGACTGATGATTCTCGGCGTTGAGATTGATCACCAGGAAAATCTCCTTTCTCTGGCCCGGAAAATTTCACAGCAAATGCAGGAATTACTGACCTATGCCGATTATCCCGGAGTCAGCGTCATGCGTGATTTGTCACGTTATCATGGTGCTATGGAGGTCTCCCCGGTGGTGTTTACTTCCGGTTTCGGTTTGTCCGGAGGTTGCTTGTTGTCTTCGCAAGTTCATCAAACTCTGGGTCAAATGGTCTGGACAATCTCTCAGGGACCACAGGTGACGCTGGACGCACAGATTGCAGAATTTGCCGATGGGTTGCTGATCAACTGGGATGTCCGTCATGATGTTTTTCCCGATGGATATACAGAAACATTGTTTGAACATTTTACGGGACAGTTACAGGGGTTAGCCGCTTCTGCCGGTTTAATACATGCGGTATTTGTTGTAGATCAGGAGGCTGATGAGAAGACCGCTTCAGTAAAACATCCGCTGCAGCCCGGTGATATTCAGGTACTCAAACCGCTGACAGTGTTGCAACGTGCTTATCTCGCCGGAAGAAACGAGTTTCTGCCGTTAGGTGGTGTTGCGATGTATGATTTCCGGGAATTTCAAGGACAAGCGGATCCATCTGTTCTGGCAAAGCGGCTGGAACAGCTGGTCCGGGAATATCCGCTGCTGCGCACCGGTATTGATGAAGCGACACTGAACTGTTATGTCTCCGGCGACATCATCATGAATTTTGATGTATGTGACTTATCTTCCCTGAATTACGAAGAGTCGCTGGCAGAAGCCGATCTTATCCGGCAACGTTACCGGCAGCAGATTTTTGATCTGTCCGGGCCGTTGTGGGCGATGTGTCTGGTGATAATGCCTGATGATACCGGGCCATCAGATAAAGGTGATCATCATGAAGGGGAAGGCCGGAAACCATCTGCAAAACATCTGCTGTTTACCGGTTTTGATGCACTCATCGCGGATGGCAGAGCCATCTCAAAGATTTTATATGCACTGCTGGCGGATCAGTCTGACCTGTGTTTTTCTGCAGAGGTCAAACATCCGGGAGCATTCACATCTTCCCCCGAATTATCTGTTGAGCCGACAGATAAAGCCTTTTGGCAGGAAAAACTCAGCACAGTCGCGGGCATCCCTTCACTTCCGTGGAAGCAGCCTCTGGAGATAATTCGCCGTGCAACCTATCAGCGGCAAACTCTGATACTGAGTCAATCAATGCTGAAACAACTCACCCGGCAGGCAGCACATGCCCGGCTGTTACAGAATTCACTGCTCAGTGCCATATTACTCGAGGTATTGTCACACTGGTGTGATGAACCTGAGCTATGTATCGGTATTCCTGTCATGCGGCCCGGCGGGGAAGAGGTGTCGGGGAATCATTCATCATTTATTGCTGTTGTTTACCGGTACCGGCAGGGAACATTTGCAGAGAGAGTCCGGCAGTTGCAGCAGGATATTATGGCCGGGATGGAGCACTTAACCTATTCCGGGGTTGATTTGAACCGTTACCTGCTCAGCAAGAATGGTGGTTCTCTGGCACTCCCGGTCGTGTTAACCAATGCGCTGAGCTGGCCGGTTTTACCGGCAGACAATCTGATGCAGCCGGTTGGCGGCCAGACGCAGACCCCCCAGGTCGCCATTGATTTGCGCTTGACATATGATCCGCACAAGAACCTTCAGATTAGTGTCGATTATGCTACTCAAGCGATAGATCATGGCTTAATCAAAGCTTTCTTATCCGGTGTTCGGCTCACAGCAGAAGCGATTTGCCGGGAAGTTGCGCTGGATGATGTTCAGGGGAGTGTCATTGATGGGGCTCACTATCGCTGTAATGACCCCGATGAGATGTTTGTCCGCAGTGATTTTTTACAGAAAATTCATCACCATTTATATGGTTCTCAAAACCATACGACAGCCCTTATTTATCAGGATAAGCCCGTTAGTTATCATGAGCTGGGCAGTCTGGTCACACAAATCAGGCAGCATTTGTCTGCTGCCGGACTGAAACCCGGTGACGTTGTTGCGGTGTGTCTGCCGAGAAGCCCCGCACATATTGCCGTGTCGCTGGCATGTGCTCTGTCCGGAATTGTTCGTGTGCCGGTTGATGCCTCTTCTCCGGCGGACAGGCTGGCGTATCTGTTGCGTCATTGCCATCCTGATTTAGTGATTTATCAGGAAATGCCAGAGTTTGATGAGCCTGTACCTGTCTTATCCGTAAATGAGTTGATGCAGCCAGTGAGCCTTGATGATATCTCTGTGCCTGATATTGATTTGTGCGCACTGAGTCAGAGTGAGTCTCCTGCTTATTATTTATATACATCCGGTAGTACAGGTAAACCTAAATGTGTGGTGGTGAATAATAAAGCCACTTCAAATGTGATTGAGCAAACGCTCAAACGATGGCAGATCACCCGTGAAGATGTGAATATTTCGGTGACTCCGTTGCATCACGATATGTCAGTCTTTGATGTGTTCGGCACATTAACGGCTGGTGCAACGCTGGTTATTCCGCATCAGGAGGAAGAGAAAGATGCGATTCGCTGGAATCAACTGGTGAAGCAACACGGCGTCACTCTTTGGTGCTCAGTGCCTGCGATTCTGGAAATGTTACTTGCCTGCGGGATGACGGATTCACTCCTTTCGCTCCGGTTGGTGGCGCAGGGAGGTGATTATATTAAGCCGGATACAATTGCTTTATTGCGTCATCACTATCCGTCTCTGTGCTTATTTTCTCTGGGCGGGCCAACAGAAACAACAATATGGAGTATCTGGCATTTACTGACGGCAGAAGACACAAATGTCATTCCATATGGGCAACCACTACCGGCAACACAGTATTATATTGTGGATGAAAATCAAAGCACCGGCACAACCACCTGCCATTGCCCACCTTATAAAACCGGGCGGATTTTTACCTCGGGTGTGTGTCTTGCACTTGGATATTTGCAGGATGGACAATTGAACCAAAATGACTTTGTCACAATCACTGACCCCGGTGGTAAGTCTTGCCGTGCATACCGGACCGGCGATTTAGGATATTACCGGGAAGACGGTACCATCATTTTTGCCGGACGGGTCAATGGCTATATCAAAGTTCGCGGTGTCCGGGTATCGCTGCCGGATATTGAAACAGAGCTGAGGAAACATCCGCAGGTTTCTGAAGCGGTGATTGTGGATTATGCTGAGCAGGGACATGGCGATGTGGGTTTAGGTGCCGTCTTTTCATGCCCTGAAGGGATATCTTTATCTTCATCTGAGTTACGGGACTTTCTCCGCGACCGGCTGCCGGTTTCTCATCTGCCCGGTGTTTTTCATCAAATATCGCAATTTCCTTTATCCGCCAACGGTAAAATCGATCGCCGGCAGATCCGGCAGCAATTGATACAATTACTTGCTGCACCTGCTGAAACGTCGGTATCAGCCCGGACATCTTTATACCGGGAGTTGCCGGATTGTTCGCAAATCATACGGGTTTACAGTGTAAAACTGTCAGTTTCTCCAGAGACATTTACGCCTGAAACAGCCTTTATCCGTTATGGATTACGACCGGATCATCTGGCTGAGCTGGCAAAATCCCTGAACCAGCTTTTTGGCAGCCAGATTCAGCCACAGAGACTTGCCGGGTGTAAAAATGCAAAACAGGTCAGAGAGTTATTAAGTTCATGCTGCTGGTGA
- a CDS encoding siderophore-interacting protein has translation MSQNRQAGGRQPRFIECVRKTYLTPHFVRVTFTGDDLKGFPSDENGAAIKVFFPNQQSGTLELPHWEGDQIVWPENKPASRAYTIRYYRPETNELDIDFVVHGTESPGSGWAMRCQPGDQLGLAGPGQKPALPVADRYILAGDLTALPAMSAVLESLPEDAVGHALIEIDHPEDQHALTHPAGIDVRWLVRHPEHMPYPLIDAVQSAGVPQGMTVSAFIAGENRTVIACRKFMIETFQLTKKNMYAIPYWRRGKSEEKYHDERHEIMDETY, from the coding sequence ATGAGTCAAAACAGGCAGGCTGGCGGCCGTCAGCCGCGTTTCATAGAGTGTGTCAGAAAAACATATCTGACTCCTCATTTTGTGCGGGTGACATTCACCGGAGACGATCTGAAAGGATTTCCGTCCGATGAAAACGGTGCAGCAATCAAAGTCTTTTTTCCTAATCAACAGTCTGGCACGCTGGAGCTCCCCCACTGGGAAGGTGACCAGATTGTCTGGCCGGAAAATAAGCCTGCATCCCGCGCTTATACCATCCGGTATTACCGGCCAGAAACGAACGAACTGGATATAGATTTCGTTGTGCATGGTACAGAATCTCCCGGTTCCGGCTGGGCCATGCGTTGTCAGCCGGGCGACCAACTCGGGCTTGCCGGGCCGGGACAAAAACCAGCGTTACCAGTCGCTGACCGTTATATTCTGGCCGGAGATTTAACCGCTTTACCTGCGATGAGCGCTGTACTCGAAAGTCTACCTGAAGACGCAGTGGGGCATGCTTTGATTGAAATTGATCATCCGGAAGACCAGCATGCACTGACTCATCCTGCGGGGATCGATGTGCGTTGGCTGGTCAGGCATCCTGAGCATATGCCGTATCCGCTGATTGATGCGGTGCAGTCTGCCGGCGTTCCACAGGGAATGACGGTTTCTGCTTTTATCGCCGGTGAAAACCGTACAGTGATTGCCTGCCGTAAGTTTATGATCGAGACCTTTCAACTGACGAAAAAGAATATGTACGCGATTCCCTACTGGCGCCGGGGGAAAAGTGAAGAAAAATACCATGATGAGCGGCATGAAATCATGGATGAAACCTATTAA
- a CDS encoding isochorismatase family protein — MSIPKIASYELPDSEHFPQNKVNWQVEPQNAVLLIHDMQCYFMNFFDTDAAPVPKLKQNIQSLAKAAREAGIPVIYTAQPVNQDPEERALLTDFWGQGLTCDAEIISELTPEQNDICLTKWRYSAFRKNELHEYMRSHGRNQIIICGVYGHIGILSTTLEAFMLDIKPFVVGDAIADFSAEEHEWTMKYVTGRAGAVKSLQTVLDEISVRPDAIVPAGLTLDRMKHDIAQVLEISIDELDETENLLFYGLDSVRAMTLLEKWQQQGTTITFAQLMEKVTLQEWWQLIEDQAAMTPAGCAA, encoded by the coding sequence ATGTCGATTCCCAAGATTGCTTCCTACGAGTTGCCTGACTCAGAGCATTTTCCACAAAATAAAGTGAACTGGCAGGTTGAGCCCCAAAATGCGGTACTGCTGATTCATGATATGCAATGCTATTTTATGAACTTCTTTGATACGGATGCTGCGCCTGTACCGAAACTCAAGCAAAATATACAGTCTCTTGCAAAAGCGGCCCGTGAAGCGGGAATTCCGGTCATTTATACCGCTCAGCCGGTGAATCAGGATCCGGAAGAACGGGCATTACTTACAGATTTCTGGGGGCAGGGTTTGACATGTGATGCTGAAATTATCTCTGAATTAACCCCGGAACAGAATGACATCTGCCTGACGAAGTGGCGCTACAGTGCTTTCCGGAAAAATGAGTTACATGAATATATGCGCAGTCATGGCCGCAATCAGATCATCATCTGCGGGGTTTATGGGCACATCGGCATTCTGTCTACGACACTGGAAGCATTTATGCTCGACATCAAGCCCTTTGTGGTTGGCGATGCGATTGCTGATTTTTCAGCTGAAGAGCATGAATGGACCATGAAATATGTCACAGGACGTGCCGGCGCAGTAAAATCATTACAAACTGTATTGGATGAAATCTCAGTCCGGCCAGACGCTATTGTACCTGCTGGTTTGACGCTTGACAGAATGAAGCACGATATTGCCCAGGTTCTGGAAATCAGTATTGATGAATTGGACGAAACGGAGAATCTGCTTTTTTATGGTCTTGATTCTGTCCGTGCAATGACGTTGCTGGAAAAATGGCAGCAGCAGGGCACAACCATTACTTTTGCTCAGCTGATGGAAAAAGTGACGTTGCAAGAGTGGTGGCAGCTGATTGAAGATCAGGCCGCGATGACACCGGCGGGTTGTGCTGCCTGA